The following coding sequences are from one Natrarchaeobaculum sulfurireducens window:
- a CDS encoding HalOD1 output domain-containing protein, producing MPSTDDSDNGSDERPPGYVTTFDPAGGDEPSEAIVTAVAAVANVDPLELSPLYDVVEPGALDTLVEHAHRIGADAHQVWFTYEGFDVGVRTDGQIRIVDGTDRVQPTA from the coding sequence ATGCCCTCCACAGACGACTCCGACAACGGTTCAGACGAGCGACCGCCAGGGTACGTCACGACGTTCGATCCGGCTGGCGGCGACGAGCCGAGCGAGGCCATCGTGACGGCCGTCGCCGCGGTTGCCAACGTAGATCCGCTCGAGCTGTCACCGCTATACGACGTCGTCGAACCGGGCGCACTCGATACGCTGGTCGAACACGCCCATCGAATCGGTGCCGACGCTCATCAGGTGTGGTTCACGTACGAGGGCTTCGACGTCGGCGTCCGAACGGACGGCCAGATTCGAATCGTCGACGGGACCGATCGAGTCCAGCCGACCGCCTGA
- a CDS encoding DNA polymerase sliding clamp: protein MFKAIVSAETLTSALDSVSVLVDECKIHLESEGLEIRAVDPANVGMVDLSLDAAAFESYEADGGTIGVDLSRLEDIAGMAESGQLIQLELDEKTRKLHIQIDGLEYTLALIDPDSIRQEPDIPDLDLPAEVVLEGKDVNRSVTAADMVSDHIALGVEEGEEFFYVDAEGDTDDVHLELTEADLIDLQVGPAHSLFSLDYLKDMNKAIPGDTEVTLALGEEFPVKIYYGFAEGHGQVTYMLAPRIQSD from the coding sequence ATGTTCAAGGCCATCGTGAGCGCGGAAACGCTCACCAGCGCGCTCGATTCGGTGAGCGTGCTGGTCGACGAGTGCAAGATCCACCTCGAGTCCGAGGGCCTCGAAATCCGGGCCGTCGACCCCGCGAACGTCGGGATGGTCGATCTCTCGCTCGACGCGGCCGCGTTCGAATCCTACGAGGCCGATGGCGGGACGATCGGCGTCGACCTCTCTCGGCTCGAGGACATCGCCGGAATGGCCGAATCCGGCCAGCTCATCCAGCTCGAACTCGACGAGAAAACCCGAAAGCTCCACATCCAGATCGACGGGCTCGAGTACACCCTCGCGTTGATCGACCCCGACTCGATCCGCCAGGAACCGGACATTCCGGACCTCGACCTCCCCGCTGAGGTCGTCCTCGAGGGCAAAGACGTCAACCGCTCGGTGACCGCCGCGGACATGGTCTCCGATCACATCGCCCTCGGCGTTGAGGAAGGCGAGGAGTTCTTTTATGTCGACGCAGAGGGGGACACCGACGACGTCCACCTCGAGCTCACCGAAGCAGACCTGATCGACCTTCAGGTCGGCCCGGCCCACTCGCTGTTCAGCCTCGATTATCTCAAAGACATGAACAAGGCGATTCCCGGCGACACCGAGGTCACGCTTGCACTCGGCGAGGAGTTCCCCGTCAAGATCTACTACGGCTTCGCGGAGGGCCACGGCCAGGTCACCTACATGCTCGCACCCCGCATCCAGAGCGACTGA
- a CDS encoding aminotransferase class V-fold PLP-dependent enzyme, giving the protein MSHQNLESLDVEAIREEFPILEREFDGQQVVYLDNAATTQTPDAVVDAMSEYYRTYNANVHRGIHHLSQEASIRYEEAHDRVAEFIGADGREEIVFTKNTTEAENLLAYSWGLNELEPGDTVVLTEMEHHASLVTWQQVAKRTGADVAYVRVDDDGRLDMDHARELIDDETAIVSAVHVSNTLGTVNPVSELTELAHDHGALAFIDGAQAVPNRPVDVGEIDADFYAFSGHKMAGPTGIGVLYGKEALFEELEPYLYGGGMIRKVTFEESTWADLPWKFEPGTPPIAEAVGLHAAIDWLEDLGMDRIRQHEEELAAYAYDQLAAEGDVELYGPEGGPDRGGLVSFNLEGVHAHDLTSILNDHTIAVRAGDHCTQPLHDKLGVPASTRASFYVYNTREEVDKLVAALDDARQLFA; this is encoded by the coding sequence ATGAGTCATCAGAACCTCGAGTCGCTCGACGTCGAGGCCATCCGGGAGGAGTTCCCTATTCTCGAGCGGGAGTTCGACGGCCAGCAGGTCGTCTACCTCGACAACGCGGCGACGACCCAGACCCCCGACGCGGTCGTCGACGCGATGAGCGAGTACTACCGGACGTACAACGCGAACGTCCATCGCGGCATCCACCACCTGAGCCAGGAGGCCTCTATTCGCTACGAGGAGGCCCACGACCGCGTCGCGGAGTTTATCGGGGCGGACGGCCGCGAGGAAATCGTCTTCACGAAGAACACGACCGAAGCCGAAAACCTGCTCGCGTACTCGTGGGGGTTGAACGAACTCGAGCCGGGCGATACGGTGGTGCTGACGGAGATGGAACACCACGCCTCGCTCGTCACCTGGCAGCAGGTCGCAAAGCGCACCGGTGCGGACGTCGCATACGTCCGCGTCGACGACGACGGCCGCCTCGACATGGACCACGCCCGCGAGCTGATCGACGACGAGACGGCCATCGTCTCCGCCGTCCACGTCTCGAACACGCTGGGCACCGTCAACCCCGTCAGCGAGTTGACCGAACTGGCCCACGACCACGGCGCCCTCGCGTTCATCGACGGTGCCCAGGCCGTCCCCAACCGCCCCGTCGACGTCGGCGAGATCGACGCCGATTTCTACGCCTTCTCGGGTCACAAAATGGCTGGCCCCACCGGTATCGGCGTCCTCTACGGCAAGGAAGCGCTATTCGAGGAGCTAGAGCCCTATCTCTACGGCGGCGGCATGATCCGCAAAGTCACCTTCGAGGAGTCGACCTGGGCCGACCTCCCCTGGAAGTTCGAACCCGGGACACCGCCGATCGCCGAAGCCGTCGGCCTCCACGCCGCCATCGACTGGCTCGAGGACCTCGGCATGGATCGGATCCGACAACACGAGGAGGAACTGGCCGCCTACGCCTACGATCAACTCGCGGCCGAAGGCGACGTCGAACTCTATGGCCCCGAGGGCGGCCCCGACCGCGGCGGGCTCGTGAGCTTCAATCTCGAGGGGGTCCACGCCCACGACCTGACCTCGATCCTGAACGACCACACGATCGCCGTCCGCGCTGGCGACCACTGTACCCAGCCGCTTCACGACAAACTCGGCGTCCCGGCATCGACTCGAGCCTCGTTTTACGTCTACAACACGCGCGAAGAGGTCGACAAGCTGGTCGCCGCACTTGACGACGCACGTCAACTGTTCGCATAA
- a CDS encoding ABC transporter ATP-binding protein, protein MAAIETAGLTKRYGDVTAVDDLELTVEEGEVFGFLGPNGAGKSTTIDLLLDFVRPTAGSATVLGYDAQAAPQKVSQRVGVLPEGFDVYPRLTGRRHVEFAIETTDADDDPDAILERVGLEPDARDRPAGEYSTGMRQRLATGIALVGDPDLLLMDEPASGLDPHGIRDLQTLVREEADAGTTVFFSSHILEHVEAVCDRVGVLVDGQLAAVDTIAGLRASVGTGATMELTLAGRVDRAAETVAALEGVTDVTTTGSTLECLVTHPRAKALTVTELEDAGMTVRDLRVEDASLESLYTTLTDEQAADVAAEALEDGSGSDTNAEHEPEAVG, encoded by the coding sequence ATGGCAGCCATCGAGACGGCTGGGTTGACCAAACGGTACGGCGACGTCACGGCCGTCGACGACCTCGAGTTGACCGTCGAGGAGGGGGAGGTGTTCGGATTTCTCGGTCCGAACGGTGCCGGCAAGTCGACCACGATCGATCTCCTGCTCGATTTCGTCCGTCCGACCGCCGGCTCGGCGACGGTGCTCGGCTACGACGCCCAGGCTGCCCCTCAGAAGGTGAGCCAACGCGTCGGCGTTCTCCCCGAGGGGTTCGACGTCTATCCGCGACTCACCGGCCGTCGCCACGTCGAGTTCGCCATCGAAACCACCGACGCCGACGACGACCCCGACGCGATCCTCGAGCGCGTCGGCCTCGAGCCGGACGCTCGCGATCGACCTGCTGGCGAGTATTCGACGGGGATGCGACAGCGTCTGGCGACTGGAATCGCCCTCGTCGGCGACCCCGACCTGCTGTTGATGGACGAACCCGCCTCCGGACTGGATCCCCACGGCATCCGCGACCTCCAGACGCTCGTCCGCGAGGAAGCCGACGCCGGAACGACCGTCTTCTTCTCGAGTCACATTCTAGAGCACGTCGAAGCCGTCTGTGACCGCGTCGGCGTCCTCGTCGACGGTCAGTTGGCCGCCGTCGATACGATCGCGGGGCTGCGCGCATCGGTCGGCACCGGGGCCACGATGGAACTCACCCTCGCCGGGCGGGTCGACCGAGCCGCCGAGACTGTCGCCGCACTCGAGGGTGTCACCGACGTCACGACCACGGGATCAACCCTCGAGTGCCTGGTTACTCATCCGCGAGCGAAAGCACTCACCGTCACCGAACTCGAGGACGCGGGCATGACCGTCCGAGACCTTCGCGTCGAAGACGCCTCGCTCGAGTCGCTTTATACGACGCTGACCGACGAACAAGCGGCTGACGTCGCAGCCGAGGCGCTCGAGGACGGGTCCGGCTCGGACACGAACGCTGAACACGAACCGGAGGCGGTCGGATGA
- a CDS encoding ABC transporter permease subunit, which translates to MTSNVWAVARKEFDDAGRSRLLWTLVGLLVLVASLGYAALWYADEPVTASEALAFLGVPLQVLLPIAALVVGYMAVVGERRSGSIKLLLGLPPTRTDVVLGKLLGRLAVVAVAIAFAFVVALVLGAVLFGEAPVFEWLTFGAITLLFGSVFVAVAIGVSAAVSTRGRAMAFVVGCYVAIVAFWELLTAGPYYLLYGHGPPVQAAPWYLALEQFNPVLAYTTLTNLVLENDLVPLQFQYGLESIEAAGMTPAERYPGDAPVYLQEWFASVALLIWLVVPVAIGYYRFIRADL; encoded by the coding sequence ATGACGTCGAACGTGTGGGCGGTCGCGCGAAAGGAGTTCGACGACGCCGGTCGCTCGCGGCTGCTCTGGACGCTTGTGGGGTTGCTCGTGCTCGTCGCGTCGCTCGGCTACGCGGCGCTGTGGTACGCCGACGAGCCGGTCACTGCGAGCGAGGCGCTGGCGTTCCTCGGAGTGCCGTTGCAGGTGTTGCTTCCGATCGCCGCCCTCGTGGTCGGCTACATGGCCGTCGTCGGCGAGCGACGATCCGGGAGTATCAAGCTCCTGTTGGGGCTGCCGCCGACCCGGACCGACGTCGTCCTCGGGAAGCTTCTCGGACGGCTCGCCGTCGTTGCCGTCGCCATCGCGTTCGCGTTCGTCGTCGCACTTGTCCTCGGTGCGGTGCTGTTCGGCGAGGCTCCAGTGTTCGAGTGGCTTACCTTCGGCGCGATCACGCTCCTGTTCGGCTCGGTGTTCGTCGCCGTCGCCATCGGCGTCTCCGCCGCCGTCTCCACTCGAGGTCGGGCGATGGCGTTCGTCGTCGGCTGTTACGTCGCCATCGTCGCCTTCTGGGAGTTACTCACCGCCGGTCCGTACTACCTGCTGTACGGCCACGGGCCGCCCGTTCAGGCCGCCCCCTGGTATCTCGCACTCGAGCAGTTCAACCCCGTTCTCGCGTACACGACCCTGACGAATCTCGTCCTCGAGAACGACCTGGTCCCGCTGCAGTTCCAGTACGGGCTCGAGTCGATCGAGGCGGCCGGGATGACGCCGGCGGAGCGATACCCCGGTGACGCACCCGTCTACCTCCAGGAGTGGTTCGCGTCGGTCGCGCTTTTGATCTGGCTGGTCGTTCCCGTCGCCATCGGCTACTATCGGTTCATCCGCGCCGACCTGTAA
- a CDS encoding DUF424 domain-containing protein: MIVNERETEQGLLVAVCDSDVLGETFEDGEFSLTVTEAFYGGDEVDEGTVIDSLVRADVANIVGTRAVALAIEEGIVDEANVLEVGETRHAQLLRMY, translated from the coding sequence ATGATCGTCAACGAGCGAGAGACCGAGCAGGGGTTGCTCGTCGCCGTCTGCGACAGCGACGTTCTGGGTGAGACGTTCGAGGACGGCGAGTTCTCGCTGACGGTCACCGAAGCGTTCTACGGCGGCGACGAAGTCGACGAGGGAACCGTCATCGACAGCCTCGTCCGGGCCGACGTCGCCAACATCGTCGGCACCCGGGCGGTAGCGCTGGCGATCGAAGAGGGGATCGTCGACGAGGCGAACGTCCTCGAGGTCGGCGAGACGCGTCACGCCCAGTTGCTGCGGATGTACTGA
- a CDS encoding tetratricopeptide repeat protein, translated as MTDREGDRDHRFSDGQGFGDPYDDFDLDPPELDVDPSKIDPVDSRVVADMLDEHNVVKDDVDAGELLDVGLNYVQINRYEQATEAFERAARFADDERVEQEAWVNKGVAHAELEEYDEAIGAYREALSIDDSSEHAATAETNLAYALWEFGETAQALDHAERAVELDERFAEGWFNRAFFLAERGLAEEALHCIDNAIRLGLRNAKVLEEKATILEELGEYDEAEAIAEEANEMLERAERQLVEERREMQGQEAGTAGQPRGDVELDDPGREGERDREWQLE; from the coding sequence ATGACCGACCGAGAGGGCGATCGCGACCACCGCTTCTCAGACGGGCAGGGCTTCGGCGATCCCTACGACGACTTTGACCTCGATCCGCCGGAACTGGACGTCGATCCCTCGAAGATCGACCCCGTCGATTCACGGGTCGTCGCCGACATGCTCGACGAGCACAACGTCGTAAAAGACGATGTCGACGCCGGGGAACTCCTCGATGTCGGCCTCAACTACGTACAGATCAATCGGTACGAACAGGCCACCGAAGCCTTCGAGCGGGCCGCTCGCTTCGCCGATGACGAGCGCGTCGAACAGGAAGCGTGGGTGAACAAGGGCGTCGCCCACGCCGAACTCGAGGAGTACGACGAGGCGATCGGTGCCTACCGCGAGGCCCTTTCGATCGACGACTCGAGCGAGCACGCGGCCACGGCGGAGACGAACCTCGCCTACGCGCTCTGGGAGTTCGGCGAGACCGCCCAGGCACTGGATCACGCCGAACGCGCCGTCGAACTCGACGAACGGTTCGCCGAAGGCTGGTTCAACCGGGCGTTTTTCCTCGCCGAACGCGGGCTGGCCGAGGAGGCACTCCACTGCATCGACAACGCCATCCGACTCGGCCTGCGCAACGCGAAGGTTCTCGAGGAGAAAGCGACGATCCTCGAGGAACTCGGCGAGTACGACGAGGCCGAAGCGATCGCCGAGGAGGCAAACGAGATGCTCGAGCGCGCCGAGCGACAACTGGTCGAGGAGCGCCGCGAAATGCAGGGCCAGGAAGCCGGCACTGCCGGCCAGCCACGCGGGGACGTCGAACTCGACGATCCGGGGCGCGAAGGCGAGCGCGACCGGGAGTGGCAACTCGAGTGA
- a CDS encoding CRISPR-associated protein Cas4, which translates to MTSDLVSFSDLRTAAYCPRKLYYRQTRDTDREPPPTVDAVRSLEPRYEELLETPPGTLEDEPIAVSPVRYRERLAATRDRLDADGQWERLREPSERARLVTGRDCRGIVHKVLTAPLEPVIVSAGEPPPRGVWESQSVHAVAAAKALAWEHETSVDRVWLEYPAYGVVRSLAMTTRRKARYRRTLRAVRELDGPPPRTANRSKCDACEFAASCGVRTRTLRSVLGFGRGD; encoded by the coding sequence GTGACCAGCGATCTCGTCTCGTTCAGCGATCTGCGAACCGCCGCGTACTGTCCGCGGAAGCTCTACTACCGGCAAACGCGCGATACCGATCGCGAGCCGCCGCCGACGGTTGACGCGGTTCGGAGCCTCGAGCCTCGCTATGAGGAACTACTCGAGACGCCGCCCGGCACGCTCGAGGACGAGCCGATCGCGGTCTCGCCCGTTCGGTACCGCGAACGGCTGGCAGCGACCAGGGATCGACTCGACGCTGACGGACAGTGGGAACGGCTTCGTGAGCCGAGTGAGCGAGCGCGCCTCGTAACTGGCCGGGACTGTCGCGGGATCGTCCACAAGGTACTCACGGCCCCGCTCGAGCCGGTGATCGTTTCCGCGGGTGAGCCACCGCCACGGGGAGTCTGGGAGTCACAGTCCGTTCACGCCGTCGCCGCCGCAAAGGCCCTCGCCTGGGAGCACGAGACGTCGGTAGACCGAGTCTGGCTCGAGTATCCAGCGTACGGCGTCGTCCGCTCACTCGCGATGACGACCCGGCGGAAAGCGAGATACCGTCGCACGCTACGAGCGGTTCGAGAACTAGACGGACCGCCTCCACGGACAGCGAATCGGTCGAAGTGCGACGCATGCGAGTTTGCGGCGTCGTGTGGCGTTCGAACGCGGACGCTGCGGTCGGTGCTTGGATTCGGTCGCGGTGACTGA
- a CDS encoding 23S rRNA (uridine(2552)-2'-O)-methyltransferase gives MTRKDDYYNRAKQQGYRSRAAYKLKQLDDLENVIERGDTVVDLGAAPGGWLQVAAQNVGPDGTVIGVDLQRIKPFDDDELNDRVETVRGDMTEERTRERVIEAAGGSADETAPAASSEPASGPVDVVVSDMAPNMSGEYSLDQARSLYLARQAFETALELLDTGGDFVVKVFQGPDVEAFRADVEEEFRYVRATSPKASRDESSEIYLIGKGRLTAPVRPGDELEVEIVDVGGEGDGIASVDGYRLFVPATETGETVAVRVDDVKPNFGFAQRLDRD, from the coding sequence ATGACACGAAAAGACGACTACTACAACAGAGCGAAACAGCAAGGCTATCGCTCGAGAGCGGCGTACAAGCTCAAACAGCTCGACGACCTCGAGAACGTCATCGAACGCGGCGATACGGTCGTCGACCTCGGTGCCGCACCGGGTGGCTGGCTCCAGGTCGCCGCCCAGAACGTCGGCCCCGACGGAACGGTGATCGGCGTCGACCTCCAGCGGATTAAGCCGTTCGACGACGACGAGCTGAACGACCGCGTCGAGACGGTTCGCGGCGACATGACCGAAGAGCGAACCCGCGAGCGCGTCATCGAGGCTGCCGGTGGGAGCGCCGATGAGACGGCTCCCGCCGCCAGTTCGGAGCCGGCCAGTGGACCCGTGGATGTTGTCGTCTCTGACATGGCACCGAACATGTCTGGTGAATACTCGCTCGATCAGGCCCGCTCGCTGTATCTGGCCCGCCAGGCGTTCGAGACGGCCCTCGAGCTGCTCGACACCGGCGGCGACTTCGTCGTCAAGGTCTTCCAGGGCCCCGACGTCGAGGCGTTCCGGGCTGACGTCGAAGAGGAGTTCCGGTACGTGCGTGCAACGAGCCCCAAAGCCTCCCGCGACGAATCGTCCGAGATCTACCTCATCGGGAAGGGGCGACTCACGGCACCCGTCCGACCGGGCGACGAACTCGAGGTCGAGATCGTCGACGTCGGCGGCGAAGGCGACGGTATCGCATCCGTCGACGGCTACCGGCTGTTCGTCCCTGCAACCGAGACAGGCGAGACGGTCGCGGTGCGCGTCGACGACGTCAAGCCAAACTTCGGCTTCGCCCAGCGTCTCGACCGCGACTAG
- a CDS encoding ribbon-helix-helix domain-containing protein, translated as MPKISVEIPQELLDDLDEHVGDDGKFVNRSDAIRASIRKNLDILDEIDERHDRLETEE; from the coding sequence ATGCCGAAGATTAGCGTCGAAATCCCACAGGAACTCTTAGACGACCTCGACGAGCACGTCGGCGACGACGGCAAGTTCGTCAACCGGAGCGACGCCATTCGAGCGTCAATTCGCAAGAACCTCGATATTCTGGACGAGATCGACGAACGGCACGACCGCCTCGAGACCGAAGAGTAA
- a CDS encoding twin-arginine translocase subunit TatC, whose amino-acid sequence MSSAVNEDTARAIHTGRETLGAMFSSAQTHLQKVFIVFVLGFLGSFWALRMYIWDFLEETAKAEMTAEVAEATNIITRTPFEVILLQAKIGLLVGAIVAVPALLYFSRDALRRRGVQSAVPVSRGYLVGFVLASVTLFWIGVAYAYAVFFPFAFNFLGAVAHDAGVNPSWGITEFTEFIALLTLSFGLAAQLPLFMSVLSYTEIVSYETFRDKWRHAIVAITVFGALFSPPDPFTLIMWALPLVGLYVFSLGLAKIVANMRRRGAAELDTGTKLVKRRVLQFVGALGVVTVATATFVNQDGFDHLEESVYPLFPDGFRPEGTTGLEAIALEYGVLGDAAAGLIVAAVVGFVVLVGYTAKVLRSPVYPREDDIRTAEAPDDIDFETLAADDIEDVPAPVFLAMDEEEALEYSREALYDENREKAQAILDRFDTLQEQAEDAAEDASSEGTGTAVGATDSDDAAGGSVFSSTAAGMLDPFTEDETTEDDIGGYAYDLAFIVDSLTSKTIYIVGVFMAVLGGSFLALYQGGFGIILAQFVDRVPPEVLDEVTEDGANTDEVTSELVGELGLVIALHPVEVLIFMVKVSTILAFIAIAPMILYWAWPAAKERGLVYGDPRVFLVWGGALFVGFGVGLFLGFYWIAPAVISYLITDAIANGMEVTYRINSFSWLVIYTTLGIGFLFNIIVTMALFHVGGIISYRTMLERWRPVVVGIFTIAAFASPKGILTMLLLAFPIALTYLLGLAILYVFTAGGRLFGGGGGKRKADPDSGLLSD is encoded by the coding sequence ATGAGTTCTGCCGTCAACGAAGATACCGCTCGAGCTATCCACACCGGCCGGGAAACCCTCGGTGCGATGTTCTCGAGCGCGCAGACCCACCTGCAAAAGGTGTTCATCGTCTTCGTGCTCGGCTTTCTGGGGTCGTTCTGGGCCCTTCGGATGTACATCTGGGACTTCCTCGAGGAGACAGCGAAAGCGGAGATGACCGCCGAGGTCGCCGAGGCGACGAACATCATTACACGAACGCCGTTCGAGGTGATCCTCTTACAGGCGAAGATCGGACTGCTGGTCGGTGCGATCGTCGCGGTCCCGGCCCTGCTGTATTTTTCTCGGGATGCGTTACGACGGCGCGGCGTCCAGTCCGCCGTTCCGGTTTCGCGTGGCTATCTGGTCGGGTTCGTGCTGGCGTCGGTCACTCTCTTCTGGATCGGTGTCGCCTATGCATACGCCGTTTTCTTCCCGTTCGCGTTCAACTTCCTCGGTGCCGTCGCCCACGACGCTGGTGTGAACCCGAGTTGGGGGATTACGGAGTTCACCGAGTTCATCGCCCTACTGACCCTCTCGTTCGGCCTCGCCGCCCAGTTGCCGCTGTTCATGAGCGTCCTCTCGTATACCGAAATCGTCTCCTACGAGACGTTCCGTGATAAGTGGCGACACGCGATCGTCGCGATCACCGTCTTCGGCGCGCTGTTCTCGCCGCCGGACCCGTTCACGCTGATCATGTGGGCGCTGCCGCTGGTCGGCCTCTACGTCTTCAGCCTCGGCCTCGCAAAGATCGTTGCGAACATGCGCCGACGCGGCGCGGCCGAACTCGACACCGGAACGAAACTCGTCAAGCGACGGGTCTTGCAGTTCGTCGGCGCTCTCGGGGTCGTCACCGTCGCCACGGCGACGTTCGTCAATCAGGATGGCTTCGATCACCTCGAGGAGTCGGTTTACCCCCTGTTCCCCGACGGCTTTAGACCCGAGGGGACGACCGGGCTCGAGGCCATCGCACTCGAGTACGGCGTGCTCGGAGACGCCGCCGCCGGCCTGATCGTAGCCGCTGTCGTCGGGTTCGTCGTCCTCGTTGGCTACACGGCGAAGGTGCTCCGATCCCCGGTTTACCCGCGTGAAGACGACATTCGAACCGCCGAAGCCCCCGACGACATCGACTTCGAAACGCTCGCCGCCGACGACATCGAGGACGTGCCGGCACCGGTCTTCCTCGCGATGGACGAAGAAGAGGCGCTCGAATACTCCCGAGAGGCGTTGTACGACGAGAATCGGGAGAAAGCTCAGGCGATCCTCGACCGTTTCGACACCCTCCAAGAGCAAGCCGAGGACGCTGCCGAGGACGCCTCGAGCGAGGGGACAGGAACGGCAGTCGGCGCAACCGACTCCGACGACGCGGCGGGAGGCAGCGTCTTCTCGAGTACGGCCGCCGGAATGCTCGATCCGTTCACGGAAGACGAAACGACCGAAGACGACATCGGAGGCTACGCCTACGACCTGGCGTTCATCGTCGACAGTCTCACCTCGAAGACGATCTACATCGTCGGCGTCTTCATGGCCGTCCTCGGCGGCTCGTTCCTGGCGCTCTATCAGGGTGGGTTCGGCATCATCCTCGCGCAGTTCGTCGACCGCGTACCCCCGGAAGTGCTCGACGAAGTGACCGAAGACGGCGCCAACACGGACGAGGTGACGTCGGAGTTAGTGGGCGAACTCGGACTGGTGATCGCCTTACACCCAGTCGAGGTGCTGATCTTCATGGTGAAGGTGAGTACGATCCTGGCGTTCATCGCCATTGCCCCGATGATCCTCTACTGGGCCTGGCCGGCGGCCAAAGAGCGCGGCCTCGTCTACGGTGATCCGCGGGTGTTCCTCGTCTGGGGCGGCGCGTTGTTCGTCGGCTTCGGGGTCGGGCTGTTCCTCGGCTTTTATTGGATCGCCCCGGCCGTGATCTCCTATCTCATCACCGACGCCATCGCCAACGGAATGGAAGTCACCTACCGGATCAATAGCTTCTCGTGGCTCGTGATCTACACGACCCTCGGTATCGGCTTCCTCTTCAACATCATCGTCACGATGGCGCTGTTCCACGTCGGCGGCATCATCAGCTACCGCACGATGCTCGAGCGCTGGCGGCCGGTCGTCGTCGGCATCTTCACGATCGCTGCCTTCGCGAGCCCGAAAGGAATCCTCACGATGTTGTTGCTGGCGTTCCCAATCGCCCTCACGTACCTGCTGGGACTGGCGATTCTCTACGTGTTCACCGCCGGTGGGCGCCTCTTCGGTGGCGGTGGCGGAAAGCGAAAGGCCGATCCCGACTCGGGACTGCTCAGCGACTGA
- a CDS encoding twin-arginine translocase subunit TatC: MSEEPAPDGDREDPGRSREAGDEPPRPADEAADTEDEATDTEDEARPVETDGEGVASGHGSPEQSYPDDVGGISTPPDDEEMPLADHIEEMILRFAVVLLFASAGTAIGLLWASDAISIIWADVFPEGVDEPPPHIYHPLELWLTRIKVAALLGIMVGLPMFVYQCYLFMKPGLYPNERKYYLAAVPTSVVLAGVGMLFSYLLVLPILFYYFTFYAEGSAEIAYALGETFDLVITLTAFLAIVFQIPLFIMLAIMMGVTTRRWLAEKRLYFWAAFFGLAFMFTFDPTAMAPVLVGIVMILLFEGTLLVLKWVGRE, translated from the coding sequence ATGTCCGAGGAGCCGGCGCCGGACGGGGACCGCGAGGACCCCGGCAGGTCACGCGAAGCGGGTGACGAGCCGCCGCGCCCGGCAGACGAGGCTGCCGACACCGAGGACGAGGCTACCGACACCGAGGACGAGGCTCGCCCCGTCGAAACCGACGGTGAGGGCGTCGCTTCCGGACACGGCTCTCCCGAACAGTCGTACCCCGACGACGTTGGAGGGATCTCGACCCCGCCGGACGACGAGGAGATGCCGCTGGCTGATCACATCGAGGAGATGATCCTCCGGTTCGCGGTCGTTCTTCTCTTTGCTTCGGCAGGGACTGCCATCGGCCTGCTGTGGGCTTCCGACGCCATTTCGATCATCTGGGCCGACGTGTTCCCGGAGGGTGTCGACGAACCACCGCCGCACATCTATCACCCGCTCGAGCTGTGGCTTACCCGAATCAAGGTCGCGGCGTTACTCGGGATCATGGTCGGGCTCCCGATGTTCGTCTACCAGTGTTACCTGTTCATGAAGCCGGGGCTCTACCCCAACGAGCGCAAGTACTACCTCGCGGCCGTCCCGACCAGTGTCGTCCTCGCGGGCGTCGGGATGCTGTTTTCGTACCTGCTGGTGTTGCCGATCCTCTTTTATTACTTTACGTTCTACGCCGAGGGCAGCGCCGAGATTGCCTATGCGCTCGGCGAGACCTTCGACCTGGTCATCACGTTGACGGCCTTCCTCGCCATCGTCTTCCAGATTCCGCTCTTTATTATGCTCGCGATCATGATGGGCGTGACGACCCGACGTTGGCTGGCCGAAAAGCGCCTGTACTTCTGGGCGGCCTTCTTCGGGCTGGCGTTCATGTTCACGTTCGATCCGACGGCGATGGCACCGGTCCTCGTCGGCATCGTGATGATCCTCCTCTTCGAGGGGACGCTACTGGTCTTAAAGTGGGTCGGGCGGGAGTGA